One window of the Salvia miltiorrhiza cultivar Shanhuang (shh) chromosome 6, IMPLAD_Smil_shh, whole genome shotgun sequence genome contains the following:
- the LOC130989532 gene encoding uncharacterized protein LOC130989532 isoform X2 — protein sequence MTAEAVNPKAYPLADSQLTMTILDLVQQAANYKQLKKGANEATKTLNRGISEFVVMAADTEPLEILLHLPLLAEDKNVPYVFVPSKQALGRACGVTRPVIACSVTSNEGSQLKSQIQQLKDAIEKLLI from the exons ATG ACTGCAGAAGCTGTGAACCCGAAAGCATACCCGTTGGCGGATAGCCAGCTCACCATGACCATTCTCGATTTGGTTCAGCAAGCAGCAAATTACAAGCAGCTCAAAAAGGGTGCTAATGAAG CAACTAAGACTCTGAACAGAGGGATTTCTGAATTCGTTGTGATGGCTGCTGATACTGAGCCCCTTGagattcttcttcatcttccacTTCTTGCTGAAGACAAG AATGTGCCGTACGTGTTTGTTCCATCCAAGCAAGCTCTTGGTCGGGCGTGTGGAGTTACCAGACCAGTGATTGCCTGTTCCGTGACGAGCAATGAGGGAAGCCAGTTGAAATCTCAAATACAGCAACTGAAG GACGCCATTGAGAAGCTCCTGATCTGA
- the LOC130989532 gene encoding uncharacterized protein LOC130989532 isoform X1, translating to MTAEAVNPKAYPLADSQLTMTILDLVQQAANYKQLKKGANEATKTLNRGISEFVVMAADTEPLEILLHLPLLAEDKNVPYVFVPSKQALGRACGVTRPVIACSVTSNEGSQLKSQIQQLKVIYDYFYTKKQPGLLNFF from the exons ATG ACTGCAGAAGCTGTGAACCCGAAAGCATACCCGTTGGCGGATAGCCAGCTCACCATGACCATTCTCGATTTGGTTCAGCAAGCAGCAAATTACAAGCAGCTCAAAAAGGGTGCTAATGAAG CAACTAAGACTCTGAACAGAGGGATTTCTGAATTCGTTGTGATGGCTGCTGATACTGAGCCCCTTGagattcttcttcatcttccacTTCTTGCTGAAGACAAG AATGTGCCGTACGTGTTTGTTCCATCCAAGCAAGCTCTTGGTCGGGCGTGTGGAGTTACCAGACCAGTGATTGCCTGTTCCGTGACGAGCAATGAGGGAAGCCAGTTGAAATCTCAAATACAGCAACTGAAGGTAATATATGACTACTTTTATACAAAAAAACAACCTGGACTCTTGAATTTTTTCTAG